GTTGAAATTTTATTTGAATCATGTCGATGACGAGGAAATCGAAGGGTTGCTCGAGAACGCTTTGCAGCTCGCGCAATCATATGTGGGCCAAATCAGACAATTTTTTTATGCAGCGGATGTTCCAATTCCGGTGGGATTTACGGATGACGACGTCAACTTTCAAGCGCCGAGACTTTTTGAAGATGAGTTCTACTTGCATTATTTAAGATACTTGGGCAAGGCCGGTTTAAGTCTTTATTCCGTAGCGGTGCCCTATATGACGAGAAAGGACGTCAGACAGTTTTTCATTGATTGCGTCAGTAATACGACTCAGTTGCTTAACGATGTTGATGAGTTATTAAAAAAGAACGGAAGTTTGATGAATACTCCTGAAATGCCCGCACCCGAACAAGTGGATTTCGTGAATAAACAATCCTTTTTAAATGATTTCTTTGGGAAAATGCGGCCGCTTCACGGGTTGGAAACCGCACATCTTTACGGTAACTTTCACACAGACATCACCAGCAAGGCACTCATTCTTGGGTTTTTGCAAGGCGCAAAAACAGAGGAAATTATCAAGTATTTGCGTCGCGGGAAGGAAATTAACGAAAACCATATGGAATCAATTTCGACTAAGTTAAACGAAAGCTACGTTCCGACTCCCAAGTTGTTGGACCACTTGGTCACAACCTCCACGGTTCCGACTTTTTCAGAGAAGTTGATGGTTTTTCATAAAATTGACATGTTCTCGATGCGGATAAGGGAATGCGCGAACGGCATGTCAGTCAACGGAAGAAAAGACATAGGGGCGATGTTTGCTAAACATCAACTAACTGTAGCTGCGTTTGCTGAGGACGGAGCGAATCTGATGATCAGACATGGTTGGTTGGAACAACCGCCTGAAGTGATTGACCGGGAACAGTTAGTGTCGAAACAGTAAACACTCCACATTTTGGGGTGTTTTTTTCGTTTTAGACGGTTGGAGATCAACCGTATTTTTTATTGTATAATAGGAGGGGCAAGCCTTTGACAGAATTTTTAAATGGTTGAGAGGGGCGATTGCGTATGCAAGACGTATTAAAGCAGCAATATGAGATGATTCGGAAAGTTCGAGAACATTTATTTGATTTTATGGAACACCTCCCATTGGAGAAATTGCATGAAAAGGTGCCGGGGTTCGGAATTGACAGCATGATGGGCGCCCACTTGCATGCCGCTAACAGCTACCGGTACTGGATCGACTGGTTCGCGTCTAAACGGCACCCGAGTGAGTTTAAAGACATTTCGGAATTGTTGACGAAGAAAGCGGATGTACAGAAAGATCGTGAAATTTTCGCGGCAGTCGACGAGACGGTCGAACGGTTCATTGACAAGTATCATTCCTGTTGGCTGGAAGAAATTGAGCATGCCGTTGAGGAAAATGGTCAGCCAATGCGGTTGACCCCGCTGTTCCTGTTGTCGCATGTCGAGACGCATGAATTTCATCATAAAGGGCAAATCGTCGCGATGGCGCGGCATTTAGGCTTTGATTTACCGCCGTATGAGCGGCTTGGTGCGTTGTTTGCTTAAAAGGAGGCACCTCAATGAATTTTTAACCTGGAAGAAGCAATCGAAATACTCGAACGCACGCCTGTGACTTTGGCGTCACTTTTATCAGGACTCTCTAAGGATTGGCTTACATGCAACGAAGGTGAGGGCACTTGGAATGCTGCAGAAGTTGTCGGGCACTTAATTGAAGGCGAGAAAAACAACTGGATTCCGCGGCTTCGGTTTATATTAAGTGAAGGGGAGGACAAGCCGTTTCCGGCGTTTGACCGGTTTGCTCATTTGAACCAAGCGGAGCGGTTGGTGGGGGACGAGCTTGAGGAATTTAAGGAGTTGCGTGCGGCAAGCATCGAACAACTGAAAAGTCTTGTAAAAGAAGAGCAGCAGCTCGAATCGACCGGTGCACACCCGGCGTTTGGCGTCGTCAAGGTGCGGGAATTGCTGTCTGCGTGGGTCGTTCATGACTTCACTCATCTTTCGCAAATCGTGCGGGTGATGGCTGAGCGCTACCGGGAAGACGTCGGTCCGTGGGTCGAGTATTTAGGCATTTTAAACCGAAAATCATGATAAAGGAGCGGGTCACATGAGAATTTCGCATGTGCGCTTGTTGGTGCCGGATGTTCGCGAATGCTTTTTGTTTTACCGGGATGTCATGGGATTGAACGTCCGTTACGGAGATG
The genomic region above belongs to Bacillales bacterium and contains:
- a CDS encoding DUF3231 family protein gives rise to the protein NEWVIDGMEMQSTKLTSAEMGKLWAAYMGNTMGECMLKFYLNHVDDEEIEGLLENALQLAQSYVGQIRQFFYAADVPIPVGFTDDDVNFQAPRLFEDEFYLHYLRYLGKAGLSLYSVAVPYMTRKDVRQFFIDCVSNTTQLLNDVDELLKKNGSLMNTPEMPAPEQVDFVNKQSFLNDFFGKMRPLHGLETAHLYGNFHTDITSKALILGFLQGAKTEEIIKYLRRGKEINENHMESISTKLNESYVPTPKLLDHLVTTSTVPTFSEKLMVFHKIDMFSMRIRECANGMSVNGRKDIGAMFAKHQLTVAAFAEDGANLMIRHGWLEQPPEVIDREQLVSKQ
- a CDS encoding DinB family protein — encoded protein: MQDVLKQQYEMIRKVREHLFDFMEHLPLEKLHEKVPGFGIDSMMGAHLHAANSYRYWIDWFASKRHPSEFKDISELLTKKADVQKDREIFAAVDETVERFIDKYHSCWLEEIEHAVEENGQPMRLTPLFLLSHVETHEFHHKGQIVAMARHLGFDLPPYERLGALFA
- a CDS encoding DinB family protein, with the protein product MFNLEEAIEILERTPVTLASLLSGLSKDWLTCNEGEGTWNAAEVVGHLIEGEKNNWIPRLRFILSEGEDKPFPAFDRFAHLNQAERLVGDELEEFKELRAASIEQLKSLVKEEQQLESTGAHPAFGVVKVRELLSAWVVHDFTHLSQIVRVMAERYREDVGPWVEYLGILNRKS